GAGCTGATCAAATCACGTCTCACTGCTGAGCTCTTGCATTTTCAGCAGTTTCCTTGTGGCCTCAAAACATAATTTCATGTGTGAAGAATATGATCTAGAATATAGGTTGCATATTTTAAGATGTGTCAGAAATGAGGACCCTTATATTTAGGACTGAGTTTGAAGAAGTGTGAAATATTCGCAAGTCTCATGATGCAGATTTAAATTCACACATCGGTGTTTTGGTTTGATACCCACAAGGTGAGAGAAACGAGTTTATTCACCAAATAAAGCACCGAATTAGTGAAGTAGCCTATGAAACCCAATTAGCTGGGTCTGTTGAGTATCAAACCTTTCAAGTCTCCTGACACTGTGCACCAGCTAATACACAAGGTCATGCTAAACACTTGTCTTGGCTTTTCTACAGTTAACTTGCCTAAATCCTAAAAAATAACAGCCTCAGAAGGAAGGAATGAGATTAGAATAGGACGGAATTTCCATTATAGGAACATATGAATTTTAagaagtgggatctgaacccgcaaccttcggatcccacactggcagctctaaccaccacgttAGCGACTACGCTAGGAACAAATACAGAGAGTTTAAAAGTCAGTGTGTGAACACAACATGGAACAGAGACAATGAGGGACAAGGATTGTTCTTGACAGCCAAGGTGTTTTGACACCATCAGACCAAGAACTGGGTCATGGTTGCGACACCCACACTCGCTACATCTCTCGCGGGATAACTCCATCCTCCGAGATGGAAATCCGGCTCACAGAGCTTCTCAAACCACAAAGTAAAGAGGCTGCTGCGTTTCAGAAGAGGTGTGCCAGCTGTCTGATTtacactggacacacacacacacacacacacacacacgcacgcactttgGTCCACATTACAGCAGAGAAAGAGCAGCTTGCAGCACTACATTTTCCTTGTATGGTTACATTCACATTAGTTTCTTTTAGCTCATACTTCCccctaaagtgacttacaattatttacccatttatacagctgagtcattttataggcacaatttaaggtaagtatctttctcaagggtactatagctggaggtagggtttgaacccgcaaccttagaatccaaaggcagcagctctaaccactgctaaCCAGCTCGGGAAAAGGGTTTATGAGACATCACTGTATCCAGTCAGAACTGGACAAACAAACTGTTACTAGAAaatgcagggggggggggggtgcaatgtTTCCTGATGCGAGACGACTTTCAGCTCTCGGAAATAAAGTGGATGTGAACTATTTGTGTGCCCGTACGGTATGTAATAGCACCCTCAACTGGATGTCAGATACAGCAGTGCTACAAGGAGCCTTTGCTTAGCAGCAGGAAGCCCAGTAGCTCCATGAAGGATCTGCTGTGCAAAGTTGAAGGCTGAAAATTGAGCAAAGGCTTTGGCtccacatttaaatatttttagagGTTTTTTCTTTGGCCTGGACTGTATAGCACCCAAAATGAGCAGTATTCATCATATTTAACACTGTGTAAACAATGTGATTTACAACCATCACTTGCagtgtgaaaaaaaattctaagtatCTGTTCTATGGTTATCAGTCTAGAAAGAAGATCAATACTGTTAAATTGAAGAGCTCTGCAATGGCAAAGAAAGCAATTGTTTTACAGCtgctttggttgttttttattacCCAGAAAAACGGACTGTTCTtggcaaaacagaaataatacgCAAAGTACAGTCATTCAGCACACATCAATGATGATTCATATCCAAGTGTCGCTGGAGGTACAGAACACCCCCAGATGCTCTTCAAGGTAGTACACAAAGATGAATGTACAGTGATTCAGCTCAAAGCGGGGGTTGAGTCTGACACAGAAACACCCCTTTCCCGATCCTGCCCCCATTTTCCAGTGTAGCAAGGAGGCAGCAAGGTAACCAGACCAAATTCAGTGTTTCACCACAATTGCAATACCCGCACTGGAGTAAAGTGTTGCAATTTACCTGTTACACACCTACACTAACAGCATGCAAACAGCTGATGTAggctgcaattaaaaataaaaaagaaaaaaagaaaaataggaACAACCGAGCAGACAAATGACAATGTGTGGACCTACTATAAAAGACTCTTGAGATGTATGAACAGAAAGTGTCCTCTAACAAACAATATTTAGCACTTCTGCAGACAAAACTGTGGCCctattaaaaagcattttatcGCTGCCAAAACATTCAAGCGACAGCTCTGCTATGAACAAATAAACTCACActtaaaacatgaacatttattgctTTCTATGAATACCGTATTGAAAGCCCAAGCATTCAGTTTACAGAGAAATTATATACTGTTTCACAAAGGCAGTGAGCACTTATTACAATCTACAAAATCTACTTTACAGAAATTCAAAAATTCTAAATATCAAAAGTACAGTTGCAGAAAGGGGTCGGTTTGGCAGCCAGTAATTGTTCTAGGTGTTTATGAGAAACTGAGGAAATTATTTGAACTgtctttaaaggaaaaaaccctaaccctaaaggCAGAGGAgggggaatttaaaaaaataaaaaaaataaaaaaaaaaaacaaacaaggttGCCAGCTGGTTTCAGACACTTATACTGGCTGCCaaagtaagtttaaaaaaaataggttATTCAGTTCAAAAGTTTTATATAAATTACTGTGGTTTAATGAGTTCTGAAATTAAAGACTGCGCATGTGACTTTACGAGCTAACGGTACTACACCAAGTTCAATGCAGTCGACCGCATACGTGAGCAGTATGACTGGAAAGGAGGAGGGGTTAGGACAACGCAAGACAACATGAAGAGAAGCTCTCACACACCCGTCCAGCTGGGGAACAACGATCCTCTGAGCACCAGGGGCATCTGCTACACAGCGCGCCCAACGCACAGCTCAGCCGGCCATCGGGCTTCAAACGCTTCAGGCTGCACGTGCATCCGGAGTCTGGGAGAGCGCGGGTCCCGGGCCGCAGGTCTGTCTGCTGTCCTGGAATGTGTGCGAGTGCTGGGCCGTAGGCGGTGGGGAAGGGCCCGGGGGGCTCCACGCTCCGCTGGGACCGATCGGGAACCCACAGGTCTGGGGGTTCTGCGCTACAGTGGCACCATCTTGCTAAACTGAGATAAAAATAACAGGGCAACTTGATGGGAACAGAGAAGCTCTGCAGGATTTACAAGTGGACACGAGCCAAATCGATCCCTTGGTAAAGGACGCAAGATGGGACGTTCTGAAGTACTGGCCCTTAAAAAGGCCTGAACAGGGGAGGGGGAATAGCTTTGAGTAAAGAAACGTCGACAGCTTCCAAAAAAGCCAAAATGGTAACCTTCCAgtttaaaaacttttaattcCAAATAAAAACCTGTACACAAAGTGATGCGTGGCTGTGGGGAGGCGGATCATACAAGGCGGAAGGGGCCCCGAGGATCTCTCTTCGGGGGCCCCGATATAGGGCCGTCCTCTCCAGGGAAACGAAAGGTCTACTGACTACCAGATCTTATTGTTGTTGTATGATACAGTGTAAAAATCAGAAGCGCGTAGCTCTCAGGAGAGAGACGCCGGTGTGGGCTAGTCCTGCTCCATGGGTTCATCAACAGTTTCTGAGGTCTTTGGTCGCCAAGGCTCACTCGTCTCCACAGTGCcctctgctgtgctgctgggagAGGCGGAAAGGGACTCCTCACTGGCCTCTCCTtcctcactgctgctgctgctgctactgctgctgctgctgctgaccaGGTCACTGTTCTGTCCATCGTCCCGGACATCTGCTTCCGTAACATCTGTGGGTCGACTGGGCTGTTCTGATTGGTCCATTTCGCTTCCATCCTCAGAGGTGGGAGTGGAGCCTGGCAACGCCTCCCTGTCAGCCTTCTCCATGCTCTCATCTGAAAGGGGCTCCGACTGTGTGCTGGATGGCTCTGTAAAGACACAAGGCACAACCTGAATAAAAATCCTCTGAAGCACAACAAAGCCTTCACACAATTTTGTCTCAGCTTCACCTTATAGACGTGACAAGTTCCTCCCCTAAAAATCCTCACACTGAGGAATCTTACCCTGATCCTCAGACACCAGGATGTCTGCAGCTTTGCTGTTCGCTTCCTCAGTAAGGAGGTCGGAAGATGATTCCGGTCGGTCACAAGAGCTCTCTGCTGGCACAGGGCTTCGAGACCCTTTGGCCGCTGCctcctcgttctcctcgccttcattctcctcctcctcctcctcttcctcgtctTCATCTTTATCAAACTTCAGCCTCTTTGCCTCGTGCTGTTCGGCCTCCATAGCATCTTCACcctctgggtgcttgttcttcACAGTACTTCCCAGAGCACCATCTGCTTCTGATATCGAGGAATcactgcaaaacacagaaattatccatttcattcattatctTCCCAGCTCAAGAAAAAAGTAGGAACACACTCATCCAGTGAGAACCAGCAGGAAGTCAAGAGTGTTCATCTGTCTGGTTCTCACTTCCACTAATAATTACAGGAGTAAATGTATACAGCAACAAGCTTTTGTACAAATGTATACAGCAACAGCATCTTCCCTTTGGTAATGGGGACTGATTAAGGGTACTGACTTCACAGCCTGAGCCTCTGTACCTCATGGGCTTCTCCCCCTGCTCCGTGGGCATCTCCTTGTTCTCTGTGCTGTCAGGAAGGCCATTGGTGGCCAGGGAACTGGCGAGCGACAGCTTGGGCCGAGTCAACGGCCGGGGTGTGCCGGGCCCattcacatttctttcagaaatgAGGACAGAAGGGGAGATTTCTCAGTGCGCTGGAAGCGCCACAGCTGTCAGGAGAAGCCTTAGTGTCGGCTCTGTGCTGAacgagtaacagagaggacagtaCTTGCCCCTCACCTGTCTGTGTACGTGGACGAATTCCCAGGAAACATGACCCCATTCATTCTGCTCACATTACTGGacccattttttcttttaaaaaaaataaataaataaaaaaaaaacacaaaagaaagaaaaaaaaaattattgctgcATGGCTGTTCATTCTGGTTAAACCATTATAAAGCAATTGTACTGGTTGAAATAGCCGGTCTCTTTGCTCGAAAAATCAATTCAGGTGCCACATGCAAAGATAATGCAGAATTCTAACTATTTCCTTaactaaaatgtttaaaaaaaaaaaaaagagcacatgtTCTCATTTaatataatgaattaaataagcctttcaggtttaaaaaataataaaaaaaaatttacaataaattgctATGAAATTAGCCAAACATCGTGTCAGCTGAGactaatttttaataaatttagttttaaGTCATACTGTCACCATCAATAGCTTTCTTGGAAAAACTGtgcattattttaaacatgACATACAGAACAGAAGTGGCCCGCTATACTGACTTTGTATAGAAAACACACATTAGGGTTGCACTTACTCAGAAGAAGGGTAGACACAGCTGACCACCATTACATTCTGCAAAATCAAATAGTTATATTATCACAAACACATGGAAATGCTCATGATTTGCTGAAATTACAGAAGAGGCTACAGTtctgcaaagcaatttacaattctCCTGTATTCATAAACAATCTGCCAAGAAGCTGTTCTTGTTTGAAAAGCACACAGTATTTACACTGTCACAAGTATACCGCTAAGAGACCAGTGCGAACGCTGACCTTCTCAACCCCTCGGAGGAATTTGTCTGTTCCTGTGTAGTTCCGCTTGGGCTCAGTGAGAAGTTCACACAAACGCTGGATAGTGAAGGGGATTCTGGAACAAACAAGACATAACCAATATATCCCCTTGTTTGACAGCACTCAATCTAATATGTTTACAGTTAATGtacaaaatgttgaaatattacTTAAATCTCTTTTGCCATTAAGCTTCTGTGGTTTTGTATTTCTACTCCTAATAAGCACCTTACTTAGCGTAACTGCATCCGTTAACATATTTCTGGCAATAaagtgtgtggggggtgggggaatgTAGAAacactaaactttttttttttttttttaaatagaaaagcTAAATCTTGTTCCAACAGATGGCACTGCTGTACCAGGCAACAAATACGAGCACTGAAGAGCCTTAGTCAGCAATCAAGGTGTCACACCAAGTGTTGTTTTGACTCAGGTCTTCCTCTTATGCTTTTGTCTTCAAATAACACATTGCTtatgatgtaaatgttgaaGAAGTCCAACCACCTCAGCTTTTCCATTTACATAGAAAAGGAAAACTGCACAGCTTCATTCCACAGTGGAACCCTGGAAAACACACAATATAGTGCGTCACTCACCCATTGTAACCATCTACAATCTTAAGTATcctctccttcatctcttcGAAGGGAATGTACTCCACATTCGGATTCGCTGGCCCACGCTGTTCTGGGGTGGATGCTCGGAAGTCATCCATAACCTTCTCCAGTTTAAAGAGGAAGTAGCTTTTAAACTGTGACCACTGAATCCtggtggaggaagaggaagtaATTTTAAACTGTCAATGTTGAATTCTGATGGAGGAAGTAGCACAATTCAGAAACTGGGACTGTTATACAAACCACAACTCCCACTGAACTCAAAACATTAGGAAAATTTACGTGATCATAGATAATGCATAGAAAACATATGCATAAACACTGCATAGAAAAAGCTGTGCATTACAAAGGTGAAGATAACTTTGAATTTATTATGCCGGTGCTCTTTCCAATAGTATCTTGCTCTCTATCATTAATTCTTACTGGCACTGCAGATGAGGAAAAAGTCATTCTTGGTTTTACACTGCttaagtttgtgtgtgtgtgtgctgcaggtgGCTACAATTCAAAACTCAAATTACCAAGTTCTGAGAGCTGGCCACTTTTTCCAAATGAGACATGAATACCTCAACTATATTTAAGTGTACCTGAATTATTAATACAACTTAATTTAAAGGAAACTATAGTACATAAACAGTCCCCAAGTCACAATGgtcaacttacaatttttccactttgtgAGGGTGTGATAGTGAtatgcattcagtagaaaccatacatccacttttaaatttttttcccgggcaagcgatatgcggtacgatactctctcgtgatgaaGGGCAGCTCTCACAGCAAACAGAGGATGCgggggaggctggacccaagtgcaggatcatttatttaaaaccaaGGGATCAGACGAGCCCTCCTTGTCGGGGACTGGCAAAGagtcggttgatcggcggtGAGGGTGAGAGCAAAGATCCACAGTCGAAGTCAGGAGGCGAGGCGAATGGTCAGGAGCGAGGGAACGAAGGACAGGATACGAGCACgaaggggaacaggacatggaaTGAAGCGAGTATCGGTGCacaggggacagttgtctcaatgagacTCCACAACTGAGAAGAGGCTGAGGCATTTTTGTAGCAGAGTGTTCTGATTAATGGCAGACGCataatcggagccaggtgctgcttgttggggtgtggacgtgaccacagaggcagcgatccgcatctcccaacGTGCCAAGcggtcgctagtgtatacaaccgatactctacagtttgtgttgccagcgtttttttttttttggatacccccaccgtatctacgttgtgttttgtgcatccatcatgtctacgaaacgtccatctgtgtctcctgctactggtgagaagaggaagaaagcaattactcttgaggagaaagtCAAGAGAATTGCCCAGCAGGAAGGCATCAAGCCCGTAATTACCATCGTACATAAACTTTGACTTTTGCAATCGACGATCtcaaccatcttaaaggataagaagcgatgagaTTCGGTAGGTCAGgtgtattgaatgcattttcgacttacgatatttgaCCTACGAGGGGTTTAAtcagaatgtaaccccatcgtaagtcagggacaaTACTGCAACAATAACACACGAACCCTTGCCCTGAATGACAAagaattttcttttataaatgaACTGTAACACTGGTTTACTGTATACCCACAAGAAACACTACACCATTTCATAACAAGAACAAATACACAAAGAGTGCAAACAATATTTGAGCCACTACACGTGCTTGTTTCTTGTTATCGCAGGTAAAGCAGGAGAGAAATCTTGTATTCATTGAATTTTTAATCTAATACTAAACAGGATCCGATATGTATGGTTTTCATTACTTGTCATAGATTTTGCCTTCCCACAAATCATCTGTAGCACATCTGAGCATCAACAAGGGGGACAGACACACAACACCGACAAGACATAATGAGTAGCTATTAGAAAATCAATTtgattaaaatcaataaaactacCTATCAGTGACGACAGCAAAGGGACCAGGCAAATCTCAGAACAAGCCAGGACAGCTGATAAGCTTACCCAAAAATGATCatgtattttcaatttttccccctttattATATTCAGGACTAAacgtttcatgtttcttttcattttgaacgttatttttgtgtgttacaAATCTTCCTCAGGGATTTCCTGTCTCTAAGATAATAAAAGCACTGTTTCCATGTAACCATGAAAGCTATGTCCAGTATCCCTCCGCACACCCCACAATCACTCAGGCTGATACACCACACTAAGGGGAAAATACTAAACAGAGGGAGGACATAAGACTGACTGGTAACTTTTTCGAGATCGAGTCACATTAgcataaaaatatggaaaagttCAGAAAATTGCACAGAATTACTAGTCTCAGGACAAGTTTACAATACTTccacacagagaaagacataataaaattaGACAGAATATTTGAACACCTTTAAAACAAGAAAGGTTTTCCTTAAAGTCATGTTTACCATAATTGCATGAAAACATAATCAAACTTGATGCTGAAATCAAGTTTACCtaccagaaaaataaaacacacatttcttagCTTTGTTGCCACAGTAAACTGACATTACAGTCTCATCACTTGAAAAACtcaattttcaataaaaattacaaaatttttattaaaatttgctTCCTTTTGACTTCAAGAACATTTTTAATCCAGCATATTTGTTGCTCACACTTCTGGTTTCAGTACTGCCAAAAAGGAACATTCTTTCCAAGAAAATAaagtgctcaaaaaaaaaaaaaaaaaagtgttacccCTCAGTGAAGAAATGCCCATTTAATCACGAGCAATCACTCTAAAACATCTGCAATACACCATTTACATAATTCAGTTTGTTAAAGATgccaaaaaaaagtaatttgtgcAAGGTATTACAATtgtgacaaattatttttaccCCCATAAAACCATTCCGAACTTTAAAAATTGCTTCATTTCCAAGGACAACAttctggaaaaggaaaaaaatttttttcaaactcaACTACACTTTTGATAAAAGCAAGAAGAGAGAGACTCCATATTCTCATATGGAAGTCCCTGACAGCAAATACTACAGCTAATTTACATACAGAGTCAACTTTAGTTACGTTCACAGAGGGAAAATGTGTCTTTAGACAATGTCTCAAATAGTAATAAGCACATTCTACAGCCAAGGGACTCTTTACACTGTTGAATGAAACATACACATATTGACAACTACAAGCTCAAAGCGAACGTACACAACACATGGAGCACATATTAGAATGCAACAAAATGACACAAGGtacaaaagcaacaaacaacCCGGTAAAAAATTTCTTCGTGCACTTGAACTCATGACCCCCCGACTCAATGACTGTTCACCGGATACAAAAGATACACTGACTAAAATCACACAATTTGCAGAGTATATCATGTTATCACAtactcatgtattttttttttctatacacaacagcattaaaatgaaacatactAAAATTAAGGATCAATTTTTTtagctacagaaaaaaaacattaccttTACTGATTTAGCTTGACACCTAACACCAGGGGCATTCATTCTTTAGGGacaatttcataaaattaatgTTCTTTCCCATCTCAGCTCCTCCAGGCAAATGCCTCAAACTGTCTCTAACATTCACTTGCCACAGTAAAGGAATCTAATTACCACAGATGAGATTCCAAAACTTGTTGAGGATGACTTGGATGTAAAATGACACATCCATGTCTCTgctacatacatttattcatttagctgacacttttctgaaaagcaccttacaatgctaaactatttacaatttaatctacccattaatacagctggccattttattggagcaatttcaggtaagtacctttctcaagggtacaacagccagaagtgggatttgaacctacaacctttgagtctgaaggcagcagctcaaaccactatgctaccagctaccaaCAAGCCTTCTTTAATCACCTTTTATGCATCACAGACTCATGGCAAAAGTACAGATCCTCCTGTACCCCTTTCCAGGAATCATCTGATCACTACGCATTGAAAGTGGACAGGAATTTACATATAAagattaaacaaagaaaaactgtggAGAAACTCCTGCTATTCAAGCCTCCATAATTCAtctttatctgacaccttcGTCCAAGGCATATTaaagtgttaaatgaaaaactttacaatgatttactcttttacacagcagtgtattcttactgtaccaattcagggtaactatgTTAATCATagatactacagcaagagtggcATTCAAATGCGAGAAACCCGGTTTACAATGAGATCTCCCTAACCAAGGCACTGCTGTTCCAAGTGATCCTTCTGAAATATAGTTATCGCAAACTGAAACTTCTCATGCCATTAGATACTAGCCACAGGTGTTCTTTTCTGCAATGTGGAGATTCTTGGTGAAGTGTGCAAAACTGCATGCTTCATCATGTACTCTTCCTGTGAAATAAGGTTATGTAGCCAATAATTAGTACTGTTTCAAAGTATGCGAACCCTATAGGGACGGTCACTCCTCTATAAAATAAACGTAGAAAATGAATAACtgatgatttacacagctgattctacttacctacttgctTTAATCTAATGCAACTTGTGGTTTGCATATCTTTGCATCTGCACACTTTCTGTTTTAGACTTCTTCTTTATGCAACAtgtggaactggtcattacacacctattatgtcacatgagaaaggttgattctcattaaatacaaATTTCGTAGAAAAAGATTAACAAACACAAGGGTTTCCTTCTTCCTTTCCAGCAGCCCTGTATAACGCAAGGACAGAAAGTAGCTGCAGTTCCCCGCTGCGCCGCTAGGGGGACAGACCGGCGCTCTCAGGCTGTGGCTATAGCCATGTAGCTAGCAATGAGGCTAACAGTGTAGCCAACAGGCCTAGGCGGCACTCTTCGCAAATACTGTGTACTTACACTGTCTCTCCGGTCTTGGCGACATGACACAGAAACTGGTCCAGCACGGGACACACATCCTTCTTCCCTTTCTTCTCAAAATCTGAGGCAAGAAATTAGCATGAGTGAAAACAAACGAAGAGACGCTGTAGTTTCTCACGCTGGCTGGACGCCTGCCTGGATATGGGCTACAACAAAAGTTCTCTACACATAACACCCACAAGACGACGCAGACTACTACTCGTCAAGGCCGCATCTATATTTAACTACTACGGCAGCCATATAATAAAGTTCCGTCACCAGAAGCAGGCAAACGAAAAGCGCCGCGGTCTGAGGTGCGAGCGAGCGCGCTGTAGCTGCGCAGCTAGTACTGGAGCGCAGTGCTAGCAGCGCGGTGCTACGCTGTGCTGCCGCGGATCCAGGCAGCAGGCAAGGCGTACGGTACCGGCTTCGGCACAAACTACACACTGTCATACACCTGCACTGCCGAGGAACCCAGGAGACGACACCTTGCCGCTTTACGCATGACGTTTCAAAACTTTTAACATTATAAAGAATGTTGTCTCTTTTAAATCAATGTATCCGACAAAAAACAGTAACAGTTAACATTAGCTTGGCTCGCTTCCTAGCTAGCTGCTAGCTAGCAAGCAAGCTAGCCTGCTTAGTGTTAAATTGAGGCATTCTCTAAACTCTAACTTTCACTGTCCTTCACACTTAACAGGTAATTGAGTAATTCAAACAACCTTTGAAAGCTTCCAGAAGTGTGTCGATTTCCATAATTGCTGAATCTTCTGTCACCTCCTGAATCCAACAGGAAACGGAAAGCTGGCGCCGCGAGCGAAACAAAAAATCAGCAGCCGCACTTCAATATGGCGTCGGTGACGCGCGGACAGATTGCACATGCGTGGTAGACGGCATATCGGCGAAAGGGGAACGGCGCAGCGACAGAAGGAGCCGGTTGAGCGGGTCGTCAGCGTATGTGATGATTGCtggtgttttgctttgtttccgaAAAGGCTCGTATCGTCGTTTAATATATTGTacaaatattgtaacgacccgcgttactgtgagtttgggcgggaaaacGTGTCTCTTGtatagttgaattatgggaaaaatctAAGTGTACAACCATTGGGACTTACGGGGAAATGGGGTGACTTTGCAGAAACTAAGCATCGGGGTTGCAGAacaggctggcttgaggtgtagGTTACTGAGGAAAAAGAGGTCGTCAGACCACGAATATTACTTCCTATCTGCTGCTGTTCCGAAACGTTTGTCATGAACTTTCCCTGTGCTTGATCCCCGAGTGTAGCACagcacaaaatattttgtcttaCCCTAAATACTCTATGAAAGGAATCTTTATGACTTCTAGTAAgtattaatttttgtaaaataaaatacagtaacgACCTGCATTACCTTGAGTCTGAGTGgggaaaatataaatttgtcttCAGCTAATGGGGGGACATTGTCTGGCAGTGAGAAGGGACAGAAAAGCTGGGTaggggggtgctaagcaggcttgaggagcaggtccttgaggaaaaggggtcttcAGAcggagagcattatttctctgtgtgttggtgttccaataaatgttcgtTATAGatgctgcctgtgcgtccttcttcgcccaaTCCGAACCCAGATCGCTGCATGCCACATTGGTGGTAGAGTGGGATGGGGCTGGATGATGAGAAGCTGCATTTAGGAGCTGTAGAACACTGAAGATGAAGAAAGGGAAATCGACCCGAAGAAAGAAGCCGGTGGGATGAAGAGATGGCGACCAGCAAAAGAAGAGCCTCTGACGGCAGTGGTCAAGGTGGAACAGTTGTTGGAGAGCAtgggtgtccagggggacccAGGGAAGCGCACGCTGGTGAAGATGACGGAGAAGAGCCGCAAGGTACTGCTGAAGAGGGGTGAGCAGGTCAAGTGGGGTCTACCTGCGCCAAGGGTAAAAGCGGCACAGAACAGCGCATCCCGACGATGGGCAGGCAGGGCTTCGTAACAGAGGTGAGCGAACCCTCAAATGCAAATTCGCTCACGTTTGAAGCTATCGCCCCTTCCGTGAAGAAATAATGGAGTGACTGTGTTTGGCGGTCTAAGAGAGAATGCCtggggggt
Above is a genomic segment from Scleropages formosus chromosome 2, fSclFor1.1, whole genome shotgun sequence containing:
- the ppp4r2a gene encoding serine/threonine-protein phosphatase 4 regulatory subunit 2-A, which gives rise to MEIDTLLEAFKDFEKKGKKDVCPVLDQFLCHVAKTGETVIQWSQFKSYFLFKLEKVMDDFRASTPEQRGPANPNVEYIPFEEMKERILKIVDGYNGIPFTIQRLCELLTEPKRNYTGTDKFLRGVEKNVMVVSCVYPSSEKNGSSNVSRMNGVMFPGNSSTYTDRNVNGPGTPRPLTRPKLSLASSLATNGLPDSTENKEMPTEQGEKPMSDSSISEADGALGSTVKNKHPEGEDAMEAEQHEAKRLKFDKDEDEEEEEEEENEGEENEEAAAKGSRSPVPAESSCDRPESSSDLLTEEANSKAADILVSEDQEPSSTQSEPLSDESMEKADREALPGSTPTSEDGSEMDQSEQPSRPTDVTEADVRDDGQNSDLVSSSSSSSSSSSSEEGEASEESLSASPSSTAEGTVETSEPWRPKTSETVDEPMEQD